ACAAAACCAGCTCTAAAACTGGAACCATCATCATCAACCTCGAGTTTTCGATTTGGCTCTTGGAACCcgaatttgggatttaaaattcGAGGGGTTTAGAACAGATTTGAGGGAATATACTTGGAGATTAGGGAGGAGGGAGGTATGGGGATTCCCTGGTGTTAATTTGGGATTGATTGGAAGTAGCACCGCCACCGGAGAATATTAGGGCGGCACTAGGGTTTATCCTTTCGAATCGATATTCGAAGACCTCCAGGGATGttctaaagaaaagaagtaggagtTTGGAAATGGGAGGGTGAGAGGAGTCTATGGTGTATTTTTGGGGGTGATTGGCCATCGTCCGCCGCCGTGGACGATTTTCGGCGGGCGGAAAGCGGCAGAGTGAGGCAGTGATTTGTTGGTCTCTGAAGAGAGACGAgagagaggagggggggtgttctGAGGGTAGGGTCTTATGGGTTAGGGTATACTAAAGGGGTAATTAAATTAGGGCCGTTGGATGATGAGAATCCAACGGCCATGATTGATCTTTTAACGAAACGGGGTTGTTTGGTGTAGCAACTGGGGCGGACCGGGCATTGGGTGGACGAGTCGGGTTGGGTATTGGGTGAAGGCTtttggaccgttcgatcaaattaATTCAAAGGCCCAGATTGAGACGCCTGGAACAGCGTCATTTGGTTTGAAGCTGGAGACGAACCGGGTTGGGGAAAAGTCTAGGCCGGTTTTTGGGGTGGGTTTTAGGTGTATTTGTTCTATTTTATTTTGGGCTGGGGATTTTTTGCCCAATTCTATTTTACCCTCTTCTATTTAATTCTTTTCCTCTTCTATTTATTTCCCAAACtagtttttcaaaataaaaaataaaatcctaaattaaattataaacccaaattagctttaaacatattaattaactctaaataataattatcataaataattaaatactaaattaaaagaaatatcaaaaaatacaaaaaaaatatgttattttttgtgaattttttcatttttgtaaatcacctaattattaattaattccaaaatgtcaaactaaatcctaaatgcaattacaatatatattttttgtatttttcattactaaataaaataaacagGCACAGACAATATTCACacaataacagaaaatgccactaaaatccacaaaaatcgcaaataatgaaaaaattattttgttttgaattttctgggagtaattcatatagggcaaaaatcacgtgctcacagctgcccctctttgctcggaaacatgaagaatTTTTGTGCaaaaataaagtgagcggatacgagcgatttttgcccgtttgaatactctgtggaaagcatttttgaaagatttgaccgaacctatgcttcaaaggtttcctacatatcattggctataaaggaatcaggtcaatgtagttcgggaagttttggtagctgggactaccatgaagctgtggtttcactgttgttgttgctgctgttactACTTATTGATctctttattacaccatgacaaaataaagaagctagactaagcttataatatatgctttacaaagatttattttcaaacttggtctttgtgactgttgttgccttcgTTGACTTGTGTTGCCCTATAgaagttcctttgttgctgacttaaAGTGTATttgtgagatgctttccctttcctCCAGGCAGGCACCTCGTTGCTGAGCCTTTAAACGTcttcctttgaccattgttgcctatcttctgttctccaggcgggctcctgattacttgaacttgaattgcttcttcccttcgttctccaggcgggttcctgattaattgaaatttgaattgtattcccttgctctccaagtgagtgcctgattgccgaaacttgaggtgtactcccttgctctccaggtgggcgcctgattgctgaagcttgaattgcattcccttgttcttcaggtgggctcctgactacagGGTCtttaactgcttttccttgttctccaggtggacgcctgattgctgatactttaactgttgttccttgttctccaggtggacgcctgattgctgatatttcaaccgttattccttgttcttcaggtggatgcctgattgatgatatttcaactgtctttccttgttctccaggtggatgcctgattgctgaatctttaactgcttttccttgttctccaggtggatgcctgatttctgaaATTTGAATCATCTTCTTCTTGCAACTGcctttctttgacttgttctcccttgttcctctaggtgggcacctgattaccaatacttgtgctAATCTTTcttgaaacttgatttgttttcccttgttctccaggtgggcccctgattacTTGGTCATGCTCTGCTTTTTATCATTAATATCTgtgttgttcttccttgttcttcagatgggcatctgacttcagcaaaatagacaacaaaagaaaatttcctgccctagtttggtaaccgggcgcatctgtgagtgttaattgaatccttTTACCAAATATCTATAGCAATCTGCaagctatatcccattatccaggagggtcctgaaaatctctAGTAAATTTCCAAAGCTACATTATATTTTTTAGAGGTATGACTTCCGtcgaatcttgttatctaagacagtcttaaagctacatcccattatccaggagggttctaaAATTTCGAATTAAACCTTATCTTACGGATGACAATTTCAACGCTAAACTGTACTCTCTTATAACAACACTTACTTATCTAATGAAATGCTTAAAGTTACGTCCCATTATTCAagtgggtcctgaaaactcttatgcgaactttgaagccaacttatattccttttggtgcatatttgtcctatatttactacttatgattgttttggattttaacctaggtcccattttccaggagggtcctgaattttcgaattgagtcttgtcttaaaaaaatgaaaaagtcaaaccaacttatattttcacaaagtagagcttatgctagataTTGTACTCATGAATATTTCtaattaaagctaagtcccattatccaggagggtcctgagaactcctaattgaatcctatcttaaatatgcaaactttgaaaccaacttatattcctttggggtacatttatgctagattttgctatttACAATTGTTTctatttttaaactaggtcccattttccaggagggtcctgagaattctaCAATCAAACCTGCCTGGTACTTGTTCTCCTTATGGATGATTTCCTAaaacaaatgccatctttgcctctatttcaaatcaaataaaatcttgtcagtttaaaacgtggtggttcgttgtggcattcttgctggggatggttttctctttgccatgctttgcttcgacCGACTGCCTCGAACTGGTCAAaagattgttttgaccttctgactgatccttaactgcaggatcccccaattgttgttatccaCTTCCGACCTTTCTGCCTGAACCCATacatctcccacgacattactgaaccattccaccggtataacttttgcttacaccctatgtcCCAAATTTCATCATATCATCTCCGGCATGTTctagccgtattttgctttgtgcaatttcgaaactggtagtaaactctgaaattCCTTTTtacaaggctaaccttggaagagctttagaggagtaaaattaacaacaatgaaatgcgttgattttgggaattaagaataaagaagaaaaatccaaatttggatgactgttggagataggaaaagaaacttatctgagggGAGTCACTGGAACcgatgatcatggtatgcattttggattaatctgctcagtctatttaaccaatctcctttccaattgttttactttgtactccaagatttccacaactcaatttactttccgccaacttacggaccttgttcgacttgcagtgccctgaagggttttcaccgacaaacctctatCATTTGTTCATTCCTCGATTCcctgtcgcctcatggtgcccacgaaggttttcaccgataagactctctcattttttctttctctcagctttcgtcgcctcatggtgcccatgagggtttttatcaataagactctctcattttttgatttctcttgcttaaaccggagtgttgcccctgatatgaattctctttacttGTTTGATTTGGCATCTCTCAAAAACTTATTGGGAAGTCTTTCTTTGGACAGTCATGTGGGTTCttggatatgtttggaaagaaaagggtatTGAAAAGGCTCCAAGCATCTCAAAtaggttagaattacaacttttggaatgaGATTTCTTATCACAATCACAAATTATGCCCCAGTTTTTttcttggggatcttttgatattttattttactatggccgagtcgtgaggctgcctacgtatccttagcaggaatcaggtcaaacgtagttcacacccgaatttttttgttttcttgtactttcttttttttttctttcttttctttctttttcgttattgattccaaaagaggggtatgaaagaaataaataaggctcaaaatggggaacaaagggtaaagtgtttagatagcagaacaaattgccttcgtcatttcaatcttcgaaataatgccaaatacaaacaatcaacaattataccaaagaaatcatacataatatatcTTGACTGTATAACAAtttatagccatgtctatgcattttacttcgatatttgttaaacataaagcaccattggacaatactctggttacaataaatggcccttcgcaattcggggcgaacttgccttttgcttcagcctgatgtggaaggatacatttcagcacttgctgacccatttcaaactttcggggacgcacctttttgttgtatgctcttgctattcacttttgatataactggccatgacacaatgctgccaatcgtttttcatcaatcaagctcaactgctccaaacgggttttgacccactcatcatcatcaatcttagccttagcgacaatccgaagggataggatttcaacttctgtaggtattactgcttcagttccatataccaacaaataaggagttggacctactgaagtacagacagtagtgcgataacccaacaatgcaaaaggtaatttttcgtgccattgtctcgaaccttctaccatttttcgaagtatcttctttatgtttttgttggctgcctcaactgctccattcaccttgggatgatatggggtggaattgcggtgtgtaatattaaactgttgacatacctctttcatcaaattgctgttaagattagcagcATTATCCgagatgatcacctttgggattccgaatcgacaaatgatatttgggtgaacaaaatcgaccactgctttcttggtcactgattttaaagttttggcctcaacccacttggtgaaataatcaatggctaccagaatgaatctgtgcccattggatgctgctggctcaattggtccgacatccataccccaagcaacgaagggccatggtacggacattgtgtgcaactcggatggcggagaatgaattaaATATCCATGTACttagcactgatgacatttgcgcacaaaactgatacaatctcgctccatggtgagccaataataacctgctcggagaattttctttgctagcacatatccgctcatatgtggtccgcagactcccgaatgtacttcggacatgacagtcgtagcttgtctagtatctatgcatcttaacaatccaaggtctggtgttcttttatataaaactcctccacttaagaagaatccacttgccaaccgtcgaattgttcttttttgaTTCCCCGTTGCTTGTACTGGATATAtgcccattctgatgtactccttgatatcgtggaaccatggttcgccatcaagttcttcttctatcatgttacaataagcatgctaatctcggacttgaatatgcagaagatcgacataagctttgtccagatggtgtaacattgatgccagggtagccaaagcatcgacaacctcattatggacccttggaatatgcctgaactccactgatctaaaccgttgacaaagattatgcaaacattgtcggtatagtatgagcttcaaatctcgtgtttcccattctccttgaatttgatgtaccagaagattcgagtctcccaagaccaagacttcttgtacatccatgtctgtagctagccttaaacccaaaatgcatgcctcgtactcagccatattgttggtacaatagaaacgaagctgagccataACAAGATAAtgctgccctatttcagaaataagcacagcccctattccaactccttttatGTTgacagccccgtcaaagaaaagtttccaacctggtttctCAATCTGCTGTAGTTCGtcgatatgcatcacctcttcattgggaaaataagttttcaatggctcgtactcatcATCgatcgggttttcggccaaatgatcgaccaatgcttgggctttcatcgcagtcctagtcacatagatgatgtcaaactctgtgagcaaaatctgccacttcgcaagtcttcctgtcggcataggcttttgaaagatatacttcaacggatccaagcgcgaaataaggtaagtagtgtaggatgacaaataatgtttcaatttctgagccacccaagttagggcgcaacatgtcctttccaggtgagtgtacttaacctcataagatgtgaacttctttctaagatagtagatggcctgttcctttctgctGGTGATGTCAtactgccccagtacacagccaaatgagtTTTTCAGGActttcaagtaaagaatcaaaggtctccttggttctggcgggaccaacataggtgggtttgacaagtatccttttatattatccaatgcttcttgacactcatcagtccacttgatccgcaacatccttcttcagcaatttgaaaataggctcacaagttgtcgtgagctgagcaataaacctgctgatatagttcaacctccctaacagactcatcacttcagtcttgttccttaggggtggcaattcttggatagctttgatctttgatgggtccaactcaatgcctcgacagctgactatgaatcccaacaattttccggatggaacaccataTGCGCACTTGGTAGGGTTTagtttgaggttgtacctgcgaagcctctggaaaaatttcctcaagtctctgacgtggtcggcctgctgctttgactttatgattacatcatctatgtacacctcaatctccttgtgtatcatatcatggaacacagtagtcattgccctcatgtaagttgccccagcatttttcaaaccaaatggcattactcggtaacaataagttccccatggtgtgatgaatgccatcttttccgcatcttcttcatccattaaaatctgatgataccctacatagaaatccacaaaagatccaatctcacgcttggtgcaattatcgatcaaaatgtggatgttgggtagtgggaaattatcctttgaacttgctttgttgagattgcggtaatcaacgcatatTCTGATCTTGatgtccttctttggtactagcacaacattagctaaccaaacggGATATcgtgtgacccgaatgacctttgcatccaactgcttagTGATTTATTCCTTAatattcacactcatatcagttttgaactttctcaatttttgcttgacgggagggaatgtcgggtcaatGGGTAACTTATggaccaccaaatcagtgctcaaacctggcatgtcatcgtatgaccatgaaaaaatatctttgtattcaatcagtactttgattatctcttccctgatctttggttcaaggtggacgcttattttagtctctctgatattatatgcgtcccctaaattgatggcttctgtatcatttaggttgggtttgggttttccttcaaagtgatttaattccttactaatctcttcaaaaaccccatcctcatcatattctgattcgtcatcacactctacttcttgaattattatttcaaaatcaTATTGAtgtttaagactgggctgaggattccgcatgcatgccatgtcattagaaccagcgtaaaaagaactgtatagaaaagaaaagaaaaacaaaacggaaaaccatcaggaatgatgaagaaatggaaattgcatttcattgaatgataaaagataacaaggtttgcacactcaaacagactgaaagataataatttggattacaaccctggaataacccagataaactgaaagaaaaatcaaagcccactaccaaagctccttccgagtaggaagaggagtagcttcccaattactGATCTTTGCACTTTGCCCAACGAATTGCACATCCGCTTGACTTGATCCTTCTCCAGTTTCCACCATGTTAACATCACTGAACAACCTCTCGAACCCCTTAGTAAAATCTCCATCAACATCAATCAATGAACCGGGAACCGTTGCTGTTGGGTGCTTTCTGGCGCTAGGCCTAATAAATGATCTGGACAGCCACGGGATGGGCTTTGGAAGGAACCACGCCTTTTGCCTCAACTTTATGGATCTTCTTACATCCGTAGCTATAGGCTTAAACCCCAGACCAAAGGTATCCAGGGTTTTGGgcagagatactggttgtacgaTGCCCTGCAACGAAGCACCCAAACCCTTGCTAGGTACAaagccattcttcaacatctcagaTGCCACCATGACTGACAAAGTTGTTACTTTAGGAACTAGAATGCTTTTCCCCTCTGGGATCTTTTCAATTGATACTGCATCAAAGACCTGATATACCCATAGCCCTTTGTCATATTCAACTTCAATGAAAGGTATGATGGCATCACTTTGGGCACACATATTATCCTCACCGTGCaccacaatttcttgtctgtcccattcaaatttaACCATCTGATGCAAAGTAGACGTCACTGCCTTGGCAGTatgaatccagggtcgccccaGCAAAAGATTGTAAGAAACTGCCATGTCCAACACTTcgaattccatagtgaactccaCGGGACCTATTGTCAGTTCCAGTATTATATCACCTACTGAATCTTTGCCCCCGCCGTTGAACTcccgaacacaaatgctattcttgtgatTCTATCATTGcccactttcagcttgttcaatgtggagagagggaAAATATTCGCACTAGACCTATTGTCGACCAGAACTCTGCTAACCATAGAATCTTTGCACTTTACCGTCAGATAAAGGGCCctattatgctcagtaccctccacgtgCAACTCATCATCGGAGAAAGTAACTctatttgcttcgaagattttgttggctattttctccaaataattcacggagatcttatcgggaacgttcacttcattcaagattttcattaaagcttgacggtgctcatccGAGTGGATTGGTAATGACAATAGCAAaatttgagcaggcgtctttcttaattgttccacgatagagtagtcctgtagcttcatcttcctcaagaattcttctgcttctccCTCAGTTACGGCCTTTTTTACCAGTGCCGGAttatcttttgttcttcttaactcctcgagagtaaaacaccttcccgagcgagtcaaaccttgggCTTCACAGACTTCTTCTTTGACCTCCTTCACTTTGTACATCATTGTTACTCGtttgtaattccatggaatagccttgctgttgattattggtaactaGGTTACCAGCttaataataacccgatctatgcgggcaccttccacgattatgacgGGTTGGCTGACCGCTCCTGGTACAATCACCTTTATCCCTTCCTGTTTCGTTTCAATCTTTCTCGAAGACCTTTTTTCAACTTCCAaagatggctcaacactctttttgctcgaTTTGAGCACCAACTTCCCACCTGCTGATTGTTCAACTGTcttagaccgaatcatcatgacggtctgtgacgATTTCCTGGGCTTTCCCTCCGCATCCACTATTTCAATCCTATTTGCCTCCTGGTGAGCTGGCATTGGATTCCTGTTAATATTGGGTGCCTCAGgacttgaacttcaattctattggtatcaataatctcctgtatcgcacttttcaagtgccagcacttctctgtatcatgacccggagtaccagaacaatactcacagctgacagtatagtcaagattctttggaggaggatttggcagtttggactatATCGGCCTCAGCATATCCAGCTGTCTTAGCTTGTGGAACAAACTAGTGTATGACTCtccaacggagtaaaggttttctttttccgcaacctttcacccttgaatgcttgactaggctGGAAACTTGGTTCTtgtggatgtggataagtattttgtgGAGCGGGAGCATGCCATTGCGTGTGGgaaggaggttggttgtatgcttgtgcatggtggacggaaaaatgaggttctggtaggggatagtagtgttggagtggattgtggtgataagtttgttggtggggtcgaggttgattgtagtggtaaggtgaacctgtggatccggaccaagttcctgaatcaaccattgccgtgttctctctcttctttttcccaatccctcctatgcctccctgaatagcctgagtagttgctttgacagccgaatagctcatgattttattcaacttgaggccttcttctaccatgccccccatttttaccacttcgttgaatgacctTCCCATAGCCGAGACCAGATGGCCATAATAggtaggttccaaagcctgtaggaagtaatctaccatcgcactttccttcattgggggatctactcttgcttCTTGCTCCCTCCATCAGAAATTATATTCTGTGaaactttcactgtgcttcttctctagtttagtcaaggacaaccgatctggaatgatctcaagattgtattggaagtgacaagcaaatgcttgcgccagatcatcccatgtgtaccatcttccatggtcttggcaggtataccattccaatgctgatccactcaaactatgactgaagtaagccattaacaatacATCTTTTCCtcccgctcccctcatcttactgcaaaaacccctcaagtaggctactggatcaccgtgctcattgtatagatcaaacttgggcatcttgaagcctgTCGGCAATTGCACATTCGGAAACAGAtgtaggtccttgtaggccacacctACTTGTCCTCCCAATCCCCATATGTCCCTAAATGATTATTCTAAGCTTTtgactttcctgaacatctcttcctgttcaagATTTTTGGATGGTTTATCAGCATCTATCGGGAAGTCAAAATGAGGAGCATAGGAATGGGTTTCtagagctttgaaagtgggctccgaggggtagtaGTGGTTGTCCTGTGCCTGGAACATTGGCttgctaggagatttgtgaagtGTAACTattggaggtgctacgaagacaggagttactagTGGATGAGGGTATGGGGATGGAGACTGTGGcatatgagaagtggtgccccggtagagttagtaaatgggaaagctcggggatagatcggtggcaAGATGATCCTGAGGTTGAGTCGGTGGTGGAGTGAAGGTACGTTTAGCCGGGTAAGCTGATGGCggttgtcctttagcccaggccttacatttcggccatttgttgtttcaatttgtacatctcttctttcatggtaTTGACATCCAACTATTCCCCGTCTCTCAAAGGATCGATGACACTAgtgtctacatctgggatagacatgattatttcacctttggatctggtttggtatgggtgggttgccagtatgcttagATGAACTAAGTGCTTGGATTCTGGTAACAACAacaaaacttgttagtgattagagttttaacaaataggcaaccgcacatagtcatttctatcatgtatttgctaggttgcttgtgtcatcccggctttttCTTTTTatgacctttcccttttattatTACTCACGCCTAACttttattcccctcttttctttttccgttgtattctttttcttttggttgtggtcgaatcctgtggagattgcctacgtatcatgaccccgtatgaatcagaccgagcgtagttctggcaTAATAAAGTGTAATAAtgaataacaaaatattttgggattttcaattctTCTCATAAAAAGGAAATTCTTTGAATTACAACGATTCAAAGCTAAAAGACtcaaaaaggaaaataacagactgaaaaagaaaaagaaaggtacagactaaaaaaaaatcaagaatacattaatCCTCATGGTGCCCgcaggacatcattcggtctcgccgtgggcctaaatgcgagatccccttgcagTCGCTCCAAATCACTTATAACTTGGCGGACGAAAGTCATCACTGCAGCGAAAaaggtggtacgagtcatgtccTCGCACGCTTGGCACTTCATGGTAATGTAGTCAGCGATGGTCCTGATCCTTTCTCTAATTCTCCCTTTTTCCTGAAGCAACCGCCCTATCtgctgattccgggcttctaacactTGAGAGTAATGAacgtgttgattttgcaactgctgTATTCCTTCctctatctgaaccatcagatcATAACAGTACTCCCTATCAGTTTTGAAATCTTTAGCCTGCTTGACTGCCTCATTCTCGACAGTGGCTATCTTTCTTCTTAGGATAG
This genomic stretch from Nicotiana sylvestris chromosome 9, ASM39365v2, whole genome shotgun sequence harbors:
- the LOC138877972 gene encoding uncharacterized protein; this encodes MELQFENGVQAAADKGEKKKLAQENEALKAQIQKMKIAAKNSERSRANKRHISGLKEKALECQEDLEKSKAALAKIRAKWTKKAEERARFVQQMKRNYEGTITILRRKIATVENEAVKQAKDFKTDREYCYDLMVQIEEGIQQLQNQHVHYSQVLEARNQQIGRLLQEKGRIRERIRTIADYITMKCQACEDMTRTTFFAAVMTFVRQVISDLERLQGDLAFRPTARPNDVLRAP